Part of the Candidatus Methanoperedens sp. genome, TTTTGGACAATAGCGATTTCCAATCACCTTTAGATGCAATTTATACAGTCAGTGCATTTTTTGAAAAAGAGCTTAATTCAACTTGAAGGCGTAGTTAAGTTTGCAAAATCAAAATCTTATTTGTGATTTTCTTTGGCTATTTTAACCAGAAATCGCTTAAGAGAAGATATACATAAAGATAATTGGAGGTGAAAAATTGATAAATCGTAAACAGCAGGAGTGCATAGATGCTTGTAATGACTGCTTCGTGGCATGTGAATCCTGTGCTACAGCCTGTCTTCGCGGGAGTGATGTGGAGATGATGGTAAAGTGCATACAGCTTTGCCGTGATTGCGCGGATATTTGTGCGCTATGTTCAAGGTTCACGGCGAGAGACAGTCAGTTTGCAAAGAAACTTTGTACCCTTTGCGCTGATATCTGTGATGCATGTGCAGAAGAATGCGAAAAACATGAAGCTGAGCACTGCAAGAAGTGTGCAGAAGAATGCAGGAAATGTGCTGAAGAATGCCGCAAAATGGCATATTAATAACGACAAATGGGAAAAATAGGCAAGGCACAAAATTATAACTATTTTTCCATATTTTTGTATAAACAATCCTTATTTTTTGAAAATCATAAATAATCCCATTAGAAATCTTGCAAATTTAAACCAAAAATTGCTTTAATAAATAATAAAATAGATTTAAAGATGAAGTGACTCAACATGAAGGACAAAGAAATGATATTGGTGATATTTTTTATGCTCATATTTGTTGCAATCCTCGGGCTGGCAGCTATATTGCTGATGTAATAGTTATAATTAAAAACAGGCATCGGTATAACAACATGGAAAAATATGATACGATTATCGTCGGCGCAGGTCCGGCCGGGCTCAGGGCTGCACGGGTACTGGCAGAAGCAGGAAGATATACACTGATATTGGAGAAAAACAGGACAATCGGGCAAACAATATGCGCTGGCGGTCTAACCATCGGAGATATGGACTTTGTTCCAAAAAATATTGTTGATGCTGAATTTAATTACATGCTACTGCATACAGCAAAAGGATCATACGATGTGGACCTGGGCAGCCACCCTGTGTTTACGGTGGACAGGGAAAAACTCGGGCAGTGGATGGCAAAAGAGACTGAAAAAGCAGGCGCCCTGATCAAGACAGCAAGATGCGTCAGTGCTGTTGATGGAAACCATATAATTGTAAACGGCGAAAAAATAGGTTTTGATCATTTAGTAGGTGCTGACGGTTCTAACTCGATTGTCAGGAGATCCCTGGATATACCTGTTAATAAGACTGTAATAGGGATCCAGTATATAAGCAAAACACTGAGAAAAGACCTGGAGGTCTTTGTAGACGACTTTAGATACATCCTTAAATACAGCTGGATATTTCCACACCGGGGCTTTACATCAATAGGGATTGGAGGAATGACTGGAAACGGTGCATTGATGAGGCGCAGCCTTGATGAGCTATGTGATAGGCTCTCCATTGAAAGAACAAGGTTCGAAGCTGCACGCATTAACATTGATTATAAGGGATTTGTTTTCAAGAACAGGTTCTTAGCCGGTGATGCGGCTGGGTTTGCATCAGGACTGACTGGAGAAGGGATATACCAGGCTATTTTATCAGGCGAAGAGGTTGCCAGAGGAATACTGAACAAAAACTATGCATATCCTGGAATCAAACATCTTTTAAAAATGAAAAACAATCAGGAAAAACTTCTGCGCATCTTCAGTATAAATCAGTGCGTCCCTCATGTTGTTTTTAATAATTTCGTTCCTCTTCTTTTGAAGAGAAGAAATTTATGCGTTATGATCAACAACAAATATGGTATAGTGTAGAAATATAGGAGCGGGTAAGTACATATGGAAAAGATTCAGAGATGCAGCTCTTTATCTTGCATCTTTATAATCTTGGAGCCAATTATCACATTTTTATATCCAAAAAATAATCCTTTATTTTTATTATAAAAAGTAAAATCAGTAAATGTTTTTTTGGCTTTTTAAAGCAAAAACCGATTAAAGGATAAGCCCCGATACTAGTACATTAAAAATTAAAAGATGTAGTCTCTGGATACGATACATCTGATATACTAACATCAATTGGAGTAGAAAAAATGAATTCATTGGCAGTAATTAGAGCGAATGACAGCTCTAAATTAAGAACAACACTTCATGACCTTGTGAAGTATGGTCATATGTCATACGCCAACGTACCAAAAAGGCTTGAACCAAGTTTTGCGGACAGTATACTTGTAAATGTAATGAAGTCTCCATTAAAAAGCGGTTGCACGGTTGCGGCTGTTGTACCGTTGATTGATTCAGCCAGTGCAGCCATCAGCAGGCTGAGGAAAATCCATCCTCCGGCTCATGTGATAATTGTAAGCCCGAGGCATAAGATTTACCATGAGTTGATAGGTTGTATCGAAATGTTGCCAGAGGCGTTCCCACGTAAGCACCCCATTCAAAAAAAACAGGCTATCCCTTTATACGGCCTAAATATCCTCCCATCTGTAACGGCTTAAGTATAATAAAGGTTGGCGATTATATGTACAGACTATATACAAAAGTTGTAGCATTATCCCTTGGGGTATTTCTCGCAGTCATCTACGTTATCTGCGTGCTGTTTGACCTGCTCTGGCCTGTTTATGAGATGAGAAAAGTGTGGTCTCTCCTGCTGCCCGGTTTTACCTGGCTCACTCCGTCAAGTTTTCTGTTGGGTCTGGCTGAGTCATTCATATGGGGCGTGTTATCAGGTTTTATATTCGTGCCGATATATAATTACTTCAATAAAATATTTGCAGAGGAGGTAAAATGAAATATGATATTATAGTAGCAGGTTTCGGCCCTGCCGGATCAACCGCTGCATATGAATTAAGCAAAAAAGGCTTTAATGTGCTGGCATTCGATAAGCAGAGACATCCCAGATACAAGCCCTGTGGAGGGGGTCTTACTGCCAAAATCGAAAAGATTCTGGAGCCGGATTTTAAAAGTGTTGTTGAGAGAACCATATATAAAGTAAACTTTACTTTCAGGGGAACTGGGGATTTAAGGGCTGTATCCCAAAATCCTATTGTATACACGGTCATGAGGGATGTCTTTGATAACTTCCTCGTTGAGAAGGCAAGAGCTGCTGGATCTGAAATACACGAGCAGGAGAAAGTCACTCATGTGGAAGAAAGGAAGGATAACGTGCTTGTAATGACAGAAAAAAATACGCATGCTACAGAGCTTCTTATCGGGGCGGATGGTGTCAACGGCATAGTCGCACGTTCAATCGGACTCAAACCCAAAAAAAGAACTGCTGTACTTATAGAAGGCGAAGTTAATGTCAAAGAAAAGGCATTCAATAGAGTGAGCAATGAGATCCTGTTCGATTTTGGCTCTGTCCCATACGGTTACGGCTGGATTTTCCCGAAGGCTGACCACCTATCACTCGGTGTGGGTGGATTGAAGGAAATGATAAAAAATCCCAAACACTATTACTCAGAATTTCTATCAGACCAGTATCTGCTTGATGACATTGAGAGCGAACGTAAGTTTGGGTATACAATTCCTTTTTTTGATGGAGAGTCTAAAATCATAAGCGATCGAACCATGCTGACTGGCGATGCTGCCGCTCTTGTTGATCCTTACCTTGGCGAAGGAATCTATTATGCAATACGCAGCGGTCAGATCGCTGCAGAAGTTGCTGAAGGTATTTTGAATGGTAATATGACAACTGCCATTTATCAGGAACGCATTGCTCAGGAAATATACCCTGAATTCCAGTATGCGCGAAAGATCGGTAAGGTCTTTTATACATTTCCGAAATTAGGATATGAATTGCTGAAACATCACCCTGAATTCTATGAACAAATCTTCGATGTTGTGAGGGGAGATTTAAGCTATGAACAATTATGGGGAAAAATGAAAAGTAAGGTTCGCATCGAAATTTTTGCATATCTCGGACTTCTTAAAGCCAGATCCAGGGATGTTCAGGAGATGTATGATTCGATAGCTGGTCAGTATGATTCCTATGCATCCTTCTGGAAAAATACCATGGGAAAAGGGGTATGGACTCATTTTGAGGAACTGTTACAAAAAAATATTAAAGATGGTGCAACTGTCCTTGATGCTGGCACAGGGACTGGAGAAGCGATCGGGGCTATACTTAATAACTCAAATCCCTCAAAAGTCATTGGCGTTGATATCTCAAAAGGGATGCTGAAAATAGCACGGGAAAAAATAAAAGACAGAAGAGTCCATTTCGAGGTTCAAGATATTACATCCCTTCCATATCCCGACAATTCTTTCGATGTAGTTACCTCTACATGGGCGCTGGAAACGTTGAAAGAGCCAAAAAAGACGGTGTCAGAGTTCCTGCGTGTGATTAACGAAGACGGTTATGTAATCTATGCTTTCCATAGCTTGCCCACCGAAATAACAGGAGGGTTCTATTCTTATCTTATGGAGGGACTACTTAAGAAAAAATTTGAGTTACGTTTTCTCACTCTAAAAGAACGCCCGTTCCACAAATGTGACAGGTCAAGCATAGCAAGTTTTGCCGGAGGACTTGCGACAGTTGTGGTTCTCAGGAAATGCTGCAGTATGAACGACGAGACTGCGCCGTGCCTGATTGGCGAGAAAGAGATACCGGACAGTTATACTCATTAGGTAAGATTTGGAATATTAGTGCGATGAATCCCGATAAAAAATCTTCAGTTGTTGAGGAATTGGCGGAAAAAATCAGCCATGTTTTCTCCATCTATGAAATCCAGCAAGCTAAAGATACCATATATTTCTTCGGGATACCAAAAGAAGATGGAACAGTAATACATCGAAAATTATGGGCTATTTTTACTGAGAATGGGTATCAGTATTCTATTAAATATGAACTTGGGGAGCAGATACTGATAGCTTCTCCATTTAAAGCCGCTGGGGAGCGGATATGGATAAATGTCGTGCTGGCTCTTGCTACTTTTTTGACCACAATGGTAATGGGATCATTCCTTTTCGGGGCTGATCCAATCAGTAATCCATCTGATGTCGTAAAGGGTATCCCTTTCACCATCGCTATTATGACTGTACTGGGAGCCCATGAAGCAGGGCATTACATTGTTGCGAGAAAGCACGGTATGCATACATCACTACCATATTTTATCCCATTTCCAAGCCTGATAGGTACAATGGGAGCAGTAATAAAGCATCGCGGGCCTATACCTGATCGGAAAGCTCTTTTTGATGTTGGGGTATCGGGTCCACTTATTGGCCTTTTTGTATCCATTGCAATAACCGTTATTGGTCTCCTTCAACGCCCCATCCAGGTAACAGGAGAGGGATCTCAAATCCAACTGGGCCTTCCGCCTCTATTTGAATTCATAACATATTTCATACCTCTGAATGAGGCAGCGCCTTTGCATCCTGTTGCATTTGCAGGCTGGGTTGGGATGCTTGTAACAGCATTGAACCTCATTCCGGTGGGGCAGCTTGACGGCGGGCATGTCCTTCGCGCAATGGTGGGTGAGAAGGCATCCCGTTTATCAATGGTTTTGCCGTTTTTGCTTATTCCACTTGGATTTTATGTTACTTATTTCCTGAAGAGTGACGGATTCATGTGGATATTCTGGGGACTTTTACTTTCCTTATTTGCCTCTTCCGGTCATCCCAGACCGATTAATGACGATATTCCTCTGGGCAAAGGAAGGATAGTTCTCGGTATTATTGCTTTTGTTCTTGGGCTGCTCAGTATAACACTTGTTCCTATTCAGGTATTATAGAGGCGGATCAGGGGAAATCTACACCGACTACTGTTTATTTTCTGATTACAAGAAATTCAGCAATAAATCTGCTCAAGTCTGGCAGCCCACGTAAGGCAATCTACATTTTTCAAATCTTTAGCAGCATTCCTCAGAAGGCGGTTTAGCTAGCACCTCTGAAATGTCCAGATCGGATAAGTCTTCTATATTTATCTTCTCTCCAACTATTGGATTGATAATTAAATAATCTTTATAATTTTTTTGCAGCTCACGTATAGTCATTATTATATTTCTTTCACCTAACATAGATTGAAAGCGGACTTTTATCATCTTATCGTCTTTTCTTATTTCTCTTCCTGTTTTTTTAACTCTGTTTTTTCCAAACCAATTAATTTTATCAAACAATTTCATTATATTTCACCACTTAAAAGGTAATTATGGCGCCGATTAAAGGAATTGGAATCATCAGAGAAATTAAAGCAGCCATTTATGTTCCTCCAGATTTAATTTTAAACAAGATGATCAGCAAATTATTTTCTTACAGTCAGCACAGGAATTCTCGAACCTCGTATAACTTTATCAGCCACACTTCCGAGCAAAAATTTTTCCATCCCGCTTCTGCCCAGTGTGCCCATTACTATTAGATCGACGGACTGCTCCTCTGCAAGCCTCAATATCTCTTCAGCCGGGTGTCCTTCCACAATCCATCTATCAGTATGGATACCTTCTTTCTTTGCCAAATCCTCGATGTATTTTGTAGCCTCATTACCTTCTTGTCTCAAACTTCTTATGCCTTCTGTGGATATATCAGTAGAAAGGTACGATTTAGGACCATAATCGGTTTTTATGTCCATCACATAGACAGCATAAAGTTCTGCGTCGGAAAGCTTTGCAAGTTCGATTGCATGGTTTACTGCCTTTTTAACATGCTCTGAACCATCTGTTGCTATTAATATTTTTTTATACAGCTTACTCATAAATCCTCCAATACACATATAAAATGTTTATTTGGTTCTTTATTTAAGCGCTTTTCTCTTTAAGTTTTTTAGATTTTTAATCAGCTATTTTCGTTTTAT contains:
- a CDS encoding four-helix bundle copper-binding protein, with the translated sequence MINRKQQECIDACNDCFVACESCATACLRGSDVEMMVKCIQLCRDCADICALCSRFTARDSQFAKKLCTLCADICDACAEECEKHEAEHCKKCAEECRKCAEECRKMAY
- a CDS encoding NAD(P)/FAD-dependent oxidoreductase, translating into MEKYDTIIVGAGPAGLRAARVLAEAGRYTLILEKNRTIGQTICAGGLTIGDMDFVPKNIVDAEFNYMLLHTAKGSYDVDLGSHPVFTVDREKLGQWMAKETEKAGALIKTARCVSAVDGNHIIVNGEKIGFDHLVGADGSNSIVRRSLDIPVNKTVIGIQYISKTLRKDLEVFVDDFRYILKYSWIFPHRGFTSIGIGGMTGNGALMRRSLDELCDRLSIERTRFEAARINIDYKGFVFKNRFLAGDAAGFASGLTGEGIYQAILSGEEVARGILNKNYAYPGIKHLLKMKNNQEKLLRIFSINQCVPHVVFNNFVPLLLKRRNLCVMINNKYGIV
- a CDS encoding DUF356 domain-containing protein, whose product is MNSLAVIRANDSSKLRTTLHDLVKYGHMSYANVPKRLEPSFADSILVNVMKSPLKSGCTVAAVVPLIDSASAAISRLRKIHPPAHVIIVSPRHKIYHELIGCIEMLPEAFPRKHPIQKKQAIPLYGLNILPSVTA
- a CDS encoding geranylgeranyl reductase family protein; the encoded protein is MKYDIIVAGFGPAGSTAAYELSKKGFNVLAFDKQRHPRYKPCGGGLTAKIEKILEPDFKSVVERTIYKVNFTFRGTGDLRAVSQNPIVYTVMRDVFDNFLVEKARAAGSEIHEQEKVTHVEERKDNVLVMTEKNTHATELLIGADGVNGIVARSIGLKPKKRTAVLIEGEVNVKEKAFNRVSNEILFDFGSVPYGYGWIFPKADHLSLGVGGLKEMIKNPKHYYSEFLSDQYLLDDIESERKFGYTIPFFDGESKIISDRTMLTGDAAALVDPYLGEGIYYAIRSGQIAAEVAEGILNGNMTTAIYQERIAQEIYPEFQYARKIGKVFYTFPKLGYELLKHHPEFYEQIFDVVRGDLSYEQLWGKMKSKVRIEIFAYLGLLKARSRDVQEMYDSIAGQYDSYASFWKNTMGKGVWTHFEELLQKNIKDGATVLDAGTGTGEAIGAILNNSNPSKVIGVDISKGMLKIAREKIKDRRVHFEVQDITSLPYPDNSFDVVTSTWALETLKEPKKTVSEFLRVINEDGYVIYAFHSLPTEITGGFYSYLMEGLLKKKFELRFLTLKERPFHKCDRSSIASFAGGLATVVVLRKCCSMNDETAPCLIGEKEIPDSYTH
- a CDS encoding site-2 protease family protein translates to MNPDKKSSVVEELAEKISHVFSIYEIQQAKDTIYFFGIPKEDGTVIHRKLWAIFTENGYQYSIKYELGEQILIASPFKAAGERIWINVVLALATFLTTMVMGSFLFGADPISNPSDVVKGIPFTIAIMTVLGAHEAGHYIVARKHGMHTSLPYFIPFPSLIGTMGAVIKHRGPIPDRKALFDVGVSGPLIGLFVSIAITVIGLLQRPIQVTGEGSQIQLGLPPLFEFITYFIPLNEAAPLHPVAFAGWVGMLVTALNLIPVGQLDGGHVLRAMVGEKASRLSMVLPFLLIPLGFYVTYFLKSDGFMWIFWGLLLSLFASSGHPRPINDDIPLGKGRIVLGIIAFVLGLLSITLVPIQVL
- a CDS encoding universal stress protein, whose translation is MSKLYKKILIATDGSEHVKKAVNHAIELAKLSDAELYAVYVMDIKTDYGPKSYLSTDISTEGIRSLRQEGNEATKYIEDLAKKEGIHTDRWIVEGHPAEEILRLAEEQSVDLIVMGTLGRSGMEKFLLGSVADKVIRGSRIPVLTVRK